From a region of the Triticum aestivum cultivar Chinese Spring chromosome 7D, IWGSC CS RefSeq v2.1, whole genome shotgun sequence genome:
- the LOC123164453 gene encoding uncharacterized protein gives MVQLPAMGKRQHPEPAEPPMAPPAAAVKMEADELRDFDHGPLGKRARPGQPSPPPLTPPHQDMYHNVLDEPSPLGLRLKKSPSLLDLIQMRLSQANSDAGQSTTDNAEPSKKKDLKSGTSSASERLKASNFPASVLKIGTWKYTSKYEGDLVAKCYFAKHKLVWEVLEGGLKSKIEIQWSDITALKVTLPEVGDGSLDVMLARPPLFFKETDPQPRKHTLWQATSDFTRGQASMNRHHFLQCPTTSLGKNFEKLVQCDQRLHQLSQQTDVILDSSVFEPRCSIFEDPVELKCHDFANLKDEREDLPGFSGSVSPCAGSSMSTRNDTNDCFGKQPEFVAQPMHPGASAVNAQPVSRNVNGVAQEFNIPNWWSQLKVPGLRPSMSVDDLVSHLGNCISEQITSGNPSMANNEVPTKESLEEIAQYLLGDAQGPQAPASDERLMARVDSLCCLLQKDTAPVSQPKPEPNDSGSIGGVDSEGSDDEFSSASTRKTADANQQPPAMSRKDSFGDLLMNLPRIASIPQFLFKIPEDSEN, from the exons ATGGTGCAGCTCCCGGCCATGGGGAAGCGCCAGCACCCGGAGCCGGCCGAGCCGCCCAtggcgccgccggccgccgccgtgaaGATGGAGGCGGACGAGCTCCGGGACTTCGACCACGGCCCGCTCGGCAAGCGCGCCAGGCCCGGCcagccctcgccgcccccgctcaCGCCCCCGCACCAG GACATGTATCACAATGTACTTGATGAACCTAGCCCATTGGGTCTTCGGCTGAAAAAAAGTCCATCTCTGTTGGATCTCATTCAGATGAGGCTTTCTCAAGCAAATTCCGATGCAGGACAGTCCACTACGGACAATGCTGAGCCTTCCAAGAAGAAAGACCTTAAATCTGGTACATCATCAGCTAGTGAACGGTTGAAAGCATCAAACTTTCCTGCAAGTGTATTGAAAATAGGTACATGGAAG TACACATCCAAATATGAAGGTGATTTGGTGGCAAAATGTTACTTCGCGAAGCATAAACTTGTATGGGAAGTTCTGGAAGGTGGTCTCAAGAGTAAGATAGAAATTCAGTGGTCAGATATAACTGCTTTGAAGGTAACTTTGCCTGAAGTTGGAGACGGATCCTTGGATGTGATG CTGGCCCGACCACCTCTCTTTTTCAAAGAGACGGATCCTCAACCGAGAAAGCATACATTGTGGCAGGCTACTTCAGATTTCACTCGTGGCCAAGCAAGTATGAACAG GCATCATTTCTTGCAGTGCCCTACAACCTCGTTAGGCAAGAATTTTGAAAAGCTTGTCCAGTGTGATCAGAGGCTACATCAGTTGAGTCAACAAACGGACGTCATCTTGGACTCTTCAGTTTTTGAACCCAGATGCTCTATATTTGAGGATCCAGTGGAATTGAAGTGCCATGACTTTGCTAATTTAAAAGATGAACGTGAAGATCTGCCTGGGTTTTCAGGGTCTGTGTCACCATGTGCTGGTTCATCTATGTCTACCAGGAATGATACAAACGATTGTTTTGGGAAGCAACCAGAATTTGTCGCGCAGCCAATGCACCCAG GAGCTAGTGCTGTAAATGCACAACCAGTCAGCAGAAACGTAAATGGTGTAGCTCAAGAATTCAATATCCCGAACTGGTGGAGTCAGCTGAAAGTGCCCGGGCTTAGACCATCAATGTCAGTGGATGATCTGGTCAGCCACCTAGGAAATTGCATCAGCGAGCAGATCACCTCAGGCAATCCTTCGATGGCCAACAATGAGGTGCCTACAAAAGAATCGCTAGAGGAGATTGCGCAGTATCTTCTTGGTGACGCACAGGGCCCACAGGCGCCAGCCTCCGATGAGCGACTGATGGCACGGGTGGACTCACTTTGCTGCCTGCTTCAGAAAGACACAGCGCCGGTATCTCAGCCGAAGCCCGAGCCAAACGACAGCGGCAGCATTGGTGGGGTGGACTCCGAAGGATCAGACGATGAATTCAGCTCAGCATCAACGAGGAAAACTGCAGATGCCAACCAGCAGCCACCAGCCATGTCCCGAAAGGACTCGTTCGGAGACCTGCTGATGAACCTCCCCCGCATTGCCTCGATACCGCAGTTCCTGTTCAAGATACCAGAGGATTCCGAGAACTGA